In Pyrus communis chromosome 11, drPyrComm1.1, whole genome shotgun sequence, the sequence GAGGATCAGAGATTCCTTGTTGATCATTCACATGCCTACATGTTTAGATACCTTAACCtcaacaatgccgtggacactccaatggaatgtcgtttgacatgatcaaagatcaaggacctaaccattagacatctatgatgtctcaggtcaaaggattacttacattattccaaccttcagagttacttgcttgacatgtgagtagacctccatgcaagtactctcgttcgattgtgttcagtgaacttattcccttaatgagcacctacatacttgtcttagtgtcactacacgaatgggatgagactttccatccttccatttGAAGCAGATatagtatgtaccggtctatgcattgtcagtatccctccgacaatcctgtgaccaggaacctttttggacataatggttatgagaagaaggtctctgtagTATAATCATCATTAGATTACTTCTTCCATCAATCCATTATCCATGGATTCAttatttaggacatatttcgttcattgagatagtcctaattagtatctttgccttccgatgtataagagtcatatatacatcattacattgtcctgaaaggtttcttccaaagattgactttcagggcatatttccaacaatctcccacttgcactaaaatcaatcactagTGTAACTTATACATGCTAGTTGAGTGAGCATATGCTCGTAGGTTAACTTGGTTATGTATTTAATCACCTTTTAATTTAAAAGGGATTTACTTATCAAATGTTTCTAAAACATTTTGATGATGTCTCTTTCTTGTGTTCGAATactttgatgagaccttgattccatggcttgagctatcgccccattacgTCGTAGTATCCTACTAACGACCTTATGGTTTGGATTCAATCATTGGTTCTAAAAGAACCCCTTCCATTCAAAACACCTTTTCAAGCAGTTTCTAAAACAATATATCGACATATATTTCGTTTGTATACTTTATACAAACTTTGCTCCAATCCTTGAGACCATTGTAGTACAATACTATCAATATATTCATACGATTAGTACTTCATTCATTATGAAGTTCCATTTGTTTAAAATggattattttcactttggttcaTAACCTAAGTGAATGCACGCTTCTAGAGTCCCACTCTGATGTTCCTTTCTTAAAGGCAATAATACTCTTTCAGTTGctatggttctgatcctgggataTAGTAATATCTTAAAGTGACAACCCATGTGGTTTTTCACCTTTTGATATTTACTCACAAGTCCATACATGTGTCCCTTTTGTGATTTTATGACACATTTATTATAAGGGTTATGAAAGTGATTTTCTATCATATAGTAAAATGCTTTCTTAAATCTTCAACATTTGAGATTTAATTTCCCCATATAACTTCCTTGAGATAGCCTTTGTTATATCAATAAGTCCAATTTCAAGTCTATACTTAAAATTAACCGTGTCATGTCTTGTCATTTTTCGAGTAACATCTAGGTTTGATCAAGTCTATCAAGTAGACTTTATTCATATCTTGTTGCTCAAATTATGACATCACTCCCATTGGGCTTGTTGTAACTTAGCATTCATTCAAAAACTTAACACTTaaattttcttgatttgaatGCATATTGCTCCCACTAACTTGTTTTGGATCTATTGACAATCATTGAGATCCATTAGCTTATTAATGATGTCTCAACAATTTTGAGACTATCAACAACGCTAGCTAACACAAGTTATTTAAATGAATCATTTAAATGGTGTCATACACCATACTTCAAGTTTTAGTCATACTAAGACTTTAATGTAGTCATATAAGAATTATCCAAGTCTTTAGTGAAAGCATGGCTTCTACTAAGGATATAGAAACTCAACCATTCCTTCTAGGTGGTTGATATAATTCTTTATCAAAACTACATAGAGCGTTATAGTTACATAAGGTGACGAATTTGGATTGTCTTGTTGTTAAACTATATGTTGTGACTCATTTTGAAACTATTCCCTTTTGTTTCATCAACTTGTCCATATGCTTTGTTATTTAGCTTGTTCTCATAAAAGAGAATGATGGACAACTCCCAACATATAACCATTTTATGCTAGGTTGACGAAACCTACATTCAAAGACTATTCTTTAGAATGTTACACAACATAGAATATTAACGTTTTGTAGAGCTTGAgtcttttaacaattaaaattataaactcTCAATAATAGTCAAGTACTATTATTATTTAGACAACTATAAACCAATCATATTCAAGTTTATATCCAATTTCTCACCTCCCACTATTTCTCATGACTTTAATGAGAAATCATTTCATACAttcaaaaaaatgtataaacgtGGAGTATACGGGTTGAAGACATTGTGTAGTAGCTTTAAAACCTTTCAAGCTCATTTGTTTCACTCTTCACTAAGTTGATGTCTTGTTATTAAGTGACTAAAATCTTTAAACATTTTATTGATTTAGACACTTCATTTTTGGTTTAATCACTAACACACTTgacattttaaaacaattttaagaaTGTCCAATTAATTGTTCAAAACTACTAATTGAATCAAGAGTGATCTTGATTATTGTGGTTTAAGTGATAACCATATAAGAAACGTTTTTCTTATTTCTAATATCATTATAATCATGTATCTAATCTAGGATACAACAAGACAATATTCAATTCATAACATTAGTTTAaggaaatattttatttattagaagGCATGCATCACATTACATTAATATGATAACACAAACATTCACAATGTTTAACTTAAAAGGAATTAACTCTAAACATTTAGAGACTTATTTAAGTACCTTCAAACATTTAGGCATTAATAGTGGTCTTCCATCATATGAAGCCACATAATAAGTTCTTAACACAATAAGAAAgtttaaagacaatctttaaatGCCTAAACAAACTTCCCAAGTAGTAAGCAAAAACATGGTGACCGAACCCTTCTCcactcttttctttgcttgttcctctTCTACTTAGCTCCTCcacctatatacaattatacaagTGATTAGCACtttatatcaaatataaatatttagaaGATCTAACAATTAGAATTGAAGATAAGAACATAAACCATACCTTGTGGCTTGTCCTTAAGAGTTGCAAGGTTAACCTGCAATTCCTCTTCCAATGCCCCTCCTTTCCACAGTGGTGGCAAGCCCCCTTGGGCTCCAttgccttctttttcttcactccCCCTTTCGGCTTAAGAGTGGGtgacttcttctccttccctttGCCTTTGCCTTGCGGCTTAGACTTGGAAGAGGATGGCTTGTTGTAGGCTACTGCAGAAGTCCCTACAACGTTCTCTTTCATCATAGTTTTCTCAGTAGTTACTAACATGTTTAGTAACTCAGAGAGAGTACTATCTATTTTATTCATATTGTAGTTCATTACGAACTGTGAGAATGAATCAGAAAGAGAAGCCAATATAAAGTCCTGGGCCAATTCCCCGTCAAGTGGAGTACCTAGGTTCTCCAGTTGTTCAATGAATCCTATCATCTTCAGTGCATGTAGATGCACTGGAGCCCCCTTGACCATCTTGGTCTTCACAAGTTCACAGACAGTGCTAAAGCGACGGTTGCGCGTCCCTTCACCATATAACTCCGTAAGATGGAGTATTATGGAAAATGCACTGTCCATGCCCTCGTGCTGTCTCTGTAGCTCCTCATTCATGGAAGCCAACAGATAGCACTTGGCTTGTGTGTCATCCTCAATGTGCTTGTCAAACTTAGCACGTTCATCCTCAGTGGCCGAAAGGCCAAGAGGTATGTGAGGTGGAGCTTTGTCTAGTACGTAAACAATCTTCTCCAATGTTAGGAGAATCTTGACATTACGATACCATGATGGGAAATTGTGCTCCTCTAGGCAATGTTTGTCGAGTATTTTCGCGAGTGTGCTTCCAACCATAtctaaatacataaacaataaaataaattagtttgattgttgattaagTCACACGATTCGGGTCTTTGAACCGAATGACACCACCCaccatttttggcaaattccatatccctcaagaTGGAATCCGGGAGATTTCAAAGAAAGCTCCTAGCAGGTTATaggaggctcactattaccaagcccacctcacgatgatacgatgtcggctagcaaaaataataatgagaggGTATACTTACCCATTCACAACAACCTCTTGTGATTACCTATCTtattggcctctagagaataatgcctcacgatgatacgatgttggcaCCATTTCTTCTTAGTTAAGTTCTTACCCACCATGCCGGTTTAGATAGGGGTCCAAGTAtaacctcacgatgatacgatgttggtTACACTCGTTGCCTATTTTCACCACATCAAATGTCTTTAAATAGATTCCTCCTGAGTATAAGCATGCACTTTgcactcccccatgatagggtgaaggcggtgtacaagtcataaacgattggagcctaccatggtggaaggccacgaaaaAAGTGTTCAAAGCACTCTTACGCTTTCAACTTAATATTGTATTTGATTGAGGGATTTTAAGGTctcatcaattttatttatttaaacacattcaaataAATTGTGTCCTATTATAACTACTAGTCCAAAGTTTAATGAAATTAGTAGCATACAATATCCCCACTAttcgttttcataaaacaaatcaatatcaaaacatttttcaaaatattggagATACATATAACTACTAATTGTATTCATTATAGTTTAGTAGCGTATGATACTGCCACTATTTGTTTTGAggaaaaacaaatcaatatcaaaaacgaatttttcaaatattggaAGTAACTACTACTACTACGGTTTTTGCATTCCCTTGAAATTGGACTTTATAGTCATCTTAGGCTCTTGGATGACCATGGACTTATTGGTTAATTCAACAACGAGCcaacattgttgaataagatCTCGGGGAGGTTGTGTCAATTTAATTACGTGCTTTCaattcaattaaaacatttttgaTTGAGCCATTAGAAATGAAAGACAATGATTCATTGCTAattagggcgttggacccatTTAATCTTTTTATCTCATGTCAAAACCCTCTTTTAAATATGTCTCCTTACCAATAGTTAAAGAAACTCTAGTCTAGTACTAGAGGGAATCAACTAACTAAAAGAGATTAAGAAGTAATAAGAATTACAAACCGATTTGTACAAATTCCTACAAATTACACATACTAAGAGGGAGAGATAGATTAATGTCAAACATGATAAGGTCCAATTGAAATagaaattaaaacacattcccaagGTTCA encodes:
- the LOC137709004 gene encoding uncharacterized protein, producing the protein MVGSTLAKILDKHCLEEHNFPSWYRNVKILLTLEKIVYVLDKAPPHIPLGLSATEDERAKFDKHIEDDTQAKCYLLASMNEELQRQHEGMDSAFSIILHLTELYGEGTRNRRFSTVCELVKTKMVKGAPVHLHALKMIGFIEQLENLGTPLDGELAQDFILASLSDSFSQFVMNYNMNKIDSTLSELLNMLVTTEKTMMKENVVGTSAVAYNKPSSSKSKPQGKGKGKEKKSPTLKPKGGVKKKKAMEPKGACHHCGKEGHWKRNCRLTLQLLRTSHKVEELSRRGTSKEKSGEGFGHHVFAYYLGST